The nucleotide sequence TTATCTCCTCTCTGTCATCCTCTTGGTTCTCTTTTCTTAAATCCATAGCATCCACCTAAATCTTCATCCACTTCCCATTTCAGGTGCCAATGGATCTCCACTCTGACAAAAGTAACAAGCCCAGCTCTCACTCCCAACACCCTAAGCCTTCCTCTTCAGATCTCCTCTCCAGTGCCAAGGTGGTGGGTGAAGCTGCCATGTCCACCTTCCACCATGAGACTGAAAAGGTCAACAAGGCAAAGGTGGCCGATGCTGCTGCTGACTTGCTCGGTGCTGCCTCTCATTATGGAAAGGTCGAGGAGACGAGCTTCGGAAAGTATGTGGAGAAAGCTGAGGATTATCTCCACAAATACCATTCTTCCAACTCACCCACTGGTGAGGTTCACTCGAGCAGTGAAGCTCACCACATCCATGAATCTACTGCCACCACAGTCCACAATTCAGCTCACTCCACCCATCCACCCACTACTACCACTATGGAGCACCATTCTTCTTCAGCTCACTCGGGCGACGAGGCTCAGTCAGAGGGTGGCTTAGGGGACTACATCAAGATGGCCGAGGGGTTCTTGAAGAAGCGCTGAGTTCTTTCCTTAGGTTCCTGTATAAATTACTATTGGcgtatcatctatatgtttgtgGTGTCAATGTGTTTCAGGACATTCTCTTGTGTTAATGATATATTTGCAGTTGTGTTCGCTtaatcttttgtttttctatatCCAATTATTGGATTGTGTTTTCTGTTTCAGGTTAATAAAAGAATGTTTTAGATAGTGATACCCCTAAAAATTTTCGAGTACGGTACAGCTTCTGCTTCTTGCTGCTGTtgctatagatttttttttttttttgcctctgCTATCAAGAATGAGAGTATATTGATGTTCTTTTGAGGAAATACTTTGTTTTGGGTCAGAGTATATGGGAAATCAACTTATACCTTTCTGTGCTATAAATAGGTTGATTAGCTCACTAACTAGGAGAGAATTTCTCTTGATCCATATGTCCTGTTGTGGTTAACAGGTTCTCATCCTTTAGATCTTTGATCTGCTTAGATCCATACAATCCAAATTTAGGAATGGAAGTTAAATGATTactaaatcaaaaagaaatggCCAGATTTATTTTCCTAGATCACTGAGTTGAACTCATGCATGTCTCCACGTTCGCAAGATCATGTATTCGTTCTGTAAATCCAAGCAATATATGGTGACAGCATATTGTCTTTCCAATTTAGAAATGAAATTGTATGGTTAATAAACTTCAGAAAATATGGCCAGCTTTACTTTCCTGGGAACAATGTAAAACAAATTGGATTGAGCCTATCAATGGAGCagaagaagaggattagggGACAGCCCTCAGTGTCGTGTAAATGGCGAGGAGAAGACcacatgaattttttttgattattattattttgagcaAAAGGTTGGGGAAAACTAAACCAATTCTTTGACAAAATGAATAAGTGCTTACAAACTTTCGCAAGAGCAAGTCACAAACAACATGGGAAATGAATCCAAGCAAATCAAAGTCCACCTGAAATGTACAACCTCATCATGAAGACCACAGGAGTGTGAAAATCTTTTATTCTCTTCTAAGATCTGGAATGCAACAACTGCTTCCTCCCCATGAAGGAAACAACTTCATGGGGCTCAACGCTTTATTGCTTGATAAAACAAGTCCAAGTATTTAAGTTTTATCTTCCTCTTCAAAACCTTTTTTCTAGTTTTACATGGTGATGATTCTTTCTGAATGAGTTCTTTTGAGGTTTACTATCAAAAAGTTTGTTATCATATTATTCTTCGAAATGCTTAAGAAATCATGTCTCATTTAAAAGATTTTATGTGAGGAGTTATCTTTATGGATGCATCTCAAGTCTTCACATGCAATCAACTGAAGTTCTATGAATAGTGACTTTCCTAAGTTTGGATCAGTGAAATGAAGGAACTAAGTTTTTGAATTAAGAGACCACTTGGCCTAACCTTctaccctctctttctctcaaaaaaagaaaaatcatcatAAATTAGTTTGAGGATAAATCACTAACTTTTCCTCTCAAAGAGTTGATTCTCAACACGCTCACCTTCAACCAAACACACTATTGTATTCTAGCTGATGCAAGGGCATCCTCCATTTCTATGTTGCTCATGAGACGACAACGGGTGTGGAAATGTGTATTTTGAGCATCTAAATATATTACCATTTTGCATCTCCATTCTTGCATAATTTTAGAACATTTATAACTCTGTTTTATTACGATCATGATAATGTTGCAACCATGGAGCCAAGAGTTTGAGTAATGTTTATTTcctcaaaataagaaaagaaatggaGTTTGTGCCAAACTTCTTGAAATAAATGAAATTCACAAAACTGCGATGATCCCATGGTCCCTCTTCCTTGTATGATCCAACCATCCACCTAGATGATTTTCAGTGAATAAAGAGCAAATTCAGCTAGCACACCTCCTCTAGGCTATTATTTTCAACAATATCCATTCATTTGGGGGGAAAGCTGCAAGTACTATTCTTAGGTGCTCTACTTGATATCGCATAACATTTTTcccatacatatttcaataatctATTACATTTGCATGTAAAACACATAATGCTTGTTATTGGTTCTCTAGCTAGCAAAACACTACCATGAACCAAACTCAGACCTCTCTTTCTAGCACTTGCTGATGAGGAGAGAGGTGCCAACCACTTGAAATATATCCATTTGGCAAATTAAGTTAGCTTTAATTACCATGCAACTTATTTTGCTCAACCATTGGTAGCCCCCACATAGCATGCTCAATCTTATGACAAGAATACTTGGCaacattaatattattttttatacgcTTTGAGGGAACTGGACTATATTCTGTAATGTTGTTCTCCTAATGATCATCTTATATTGCAACTAAATGCAGTGATCATTATTTGCAATGACTAGACAAAATCTTTTCAACCAGCCAAGGTGGGATCATCTTCCATATTACAGTCAAGTAACTCTATGTTTTCAGGAAAGAAATGCGCCTTATCTTTTTTGCATGTCGATGGAGAAAAGGCCTTTTTCCACCTATGAACATTAGCATCTCCACTAAAGCATCTTACTTTGGTTTCCCAAGGCAACCAAAGTAAGGAGAAAAAACTTGATCCACTATAGCAGTAGAGGAAAATAGATAGCAGAGATAACAGTCCAAAGAAACCATTAAGGCAGTGTAAGTAATTCTTAAAAGAATTATAGTCAGGTAGTCTAATGGTTGGAAAGCAACAGTTCTCCtcaacaataatttttttttaaaaaaaaaacttctctaTCTATCCctatttttttgggaaaaaaaatctccATCCAAAATGTTGTAAATATTCAGTAACCATTGTGATCttgaaatgtttttttttttttttgagaaaataacAGGAGCGGAGACTAGTGGATTTGTGTTAGTAATATAAttaatctactgaaaaatcaGTTGATATTACTTGTTCTAGTTTCCATGatgtttttctcttttattttgaaTAAGGTAATTTACATCGATTTAGCTGTTGAAATTGATTTTACTAGGAAAATCCATGAGGCCGTTTCCAAATCCATTTTTTTGGATGTTCTATTATATATGCTGTTTAATTGTAATCAATGCAAAATTGAAATTGATTCTGCCAGTCATTCCATATCTTTTTCACattgttttcttctttagatTCCTTAATTTGAGATCAATGAAGAGAAACTTCTCTTAGCCTCTTAAACAAGCAGCTTTTCTGTTATTTTGAGTTTGTTTCAGCTTCTCTGAGATGAAAAGATCATTCGAGTTCCCTCCTTCTACTGATTCCCTAAGAGGAAGACTATATATTCTGATAAAAAACATCATGCAATCTTCAGTAACCCTCTCCTATAGTAGCATAAGGGACCTCCAGAGATAATTTTGTTGCTAACTAAAAAAGTAAATAACAACTGACTTCTAAAGGATGGTGGTGGCTAAGAAGAACATTATCTCCACTCTTAGTGTAAGATCTTCCAAACTTGTAGTTCGTCAAGTGAAGTGAGGTCTTTGTTTTGTATCAGATAATAAGCCTCATAATTTCCTGCCAAGGCATTCACTGCAGCCGCGCCGGTATTCAGGAATAACGTTCGACTGAAAAAGGCAACGGTCCACACCCTAAAAACTgacattcttccaacttgatatCACCTAGAAATACAACTGCAAGAGGTGGTTTGCAGTAGAGTTTAGTGCATACCAGATGCATCATTGATTGATTGCCATGATTTGCTTACATGATACCTCATCTAACGTATGTTGGATACTTGGATGTCCCCTCCTATGGATGTAAGGATGTCTCATCTTCTTGAGATCTTACTTCACCATTAATTCTATCCTTCTTGGAATTTGTTGGACAAACCAGTTCAGGGTGGAAATCAACTCAAAAGGACTGAATCTAGTGTCCAGTTAAAACTCATCTAGCTTTTAATACACTAATTTAGTAACTTAAATAAGTCAACATACCAATACAACTCTCTTTATTTGACAGGTAACAAATTCCATTCCCTGAGGACCTGCCTTGCTCAAAGCAACACTGACTGTTAAGGAAGAGGTCAATAATGTATATCAAGAATGGCTCAATTGAGAGTGAGTAAAGACGAGAACAGACTCAAGATAACATACAGGTGGTGTATTGAAAGGCTGACATGAATGAGGATTTAAAATCCATGACCTTTGGCTCTGCATCATGTCAACTTATTACTAGACCTCAAAAGCTTAAATGGTCGATCCTTAAGATATGCTTTACGAATTACAATAACTTGATAAAGCTGGGTGGCTGACTCGCAATCAATGGTTTAGTTTCATAATTTCAATTCCATGAAATTACCCCATTTATTAAATCTTGACAGTCTATATTACTGCTAAATTTGAAATTATTGTAGAATCTCGACTCATCTTCCTCTCTTATGTGGAGGGTGAGCAAGCTGCATCCGATTTAGTCTTGTTATTTCAATTCTTCCAGCCTCTGGTGAGATGAAAATAACATTCAAGATCAGTCCTGCTATTGCTTTCTTGGAAGCTCAAACTATTTCAGTAGCATACCGGACCTCCAAAACAAATATGGCCAGTAAAGGGTAAACATTAGTGCTCCACCAACAGGAAAAAGGGTTAAATATTAGTGCACTACCAGTAGTTTGGGATTGAGTAAATGGCTCTCTAGCAATGCCTTTTGGAGTGTTCTAAAAGTTTGAATAGAGTAAGGTTCTTAATTGGTTTCAGACAATAGGCCACAATATTTAATGCCAAAGCATTGCAGTTTTGAAGAACATAGGGTTCAGTTTTAACCAAACAAGGCAAAATTCCAAGATCTGAACAATCAGAGAATATATCCACAAAACAATCAGAAAATCTACCACTCAATTCAAGTCATAGAATATCATAAGTCTACAAATGGCGATCCACATATTCTGCAGACTTCTCAGTTCAAACCATTATTTTTCTCACCAGCATAAGTCTTATATCAATCGATTTTGCACAGTTAATTCTATGATTGCATAATTTACGTTAACTCACACGACCATAACATTTCCTTTGTAGCTTCACCACGCATGGGTTGATAATGTAGCATTTGTTTAAAATGAAGAAGCCATTAATGCAATGTTCAAACGATCAAATCAATTAGCTGCAGCAAATATATGCAGTACAAACACTTCAAAAGTCATCTGCAAATCTGTGAACTCAAAGCACTATTATCACCAACCAACTTGACCGTGCATATGAATCTGTTGGATAGATTAGCTAAGAAACAGCCATGACAGCTTTTTATCTGATAAAATTGTCAAGCGACCAGAAACAAACGTCCCTTCAATTTCTGGTGGGAATTGAATTGTGAGGCTACAAAATATGTTTTGCAGACTAAGTAACATTTAGGTAAGGATTTCTATTTACATAAGCATTTAGAATAGACAAATGATGGAACAAATGATCACCAAAATGATCTTAGACAATATATAAAGTAATCAAGTACAATTCAAGAAAGAAGATTATTTCCTATTTTTTGTCCTGAAACTAATCTCCCTCTCCCTGTAAAACGAATCTTAAGGTTCAGCAATGCAGTCTTTCAGGCCATCCATCATGGTAATAAGATCATCATTATATTATATGTAAAATCTAAATCTTCAGTAAACTTCAGTTCATCTTTGACTAGCTTCAACATGCAAACCCAATTTCGATACTTCTGGGATCACTCTTCCATGTAAGTTACGCCATCAGCTTGTTCAGCAGCTCCTTCAGTGATTGAAGTTCGCTGTCTGTGCTTCCTCGCTTGGGATCTGACGAACTTCTCAATTCTTAACTTGAGCTCAGTGTCGGGTATTAGCATGTCTTGAGTAAGATGAGAACGGTTAAATGGATCAGTCTGCATATAAAATATGACAAATGTTAACCATGCTAGAGATAACGTTAATGgcttaaaaaggaaaaacagcCACCAAAAAAATTACATTATCACTAAGCAGGTGTCTTTGGATGACAGGTCGATCTATGGTTACCCTTGATGAGGGTAAGATGACGGGGTCCTTCATCAACGTGTACTGCATGAAAAGAGATTCTGTTAGCATTCATAGTAAGAAACAAAGAATGGAGATATGAGCCACATTCATTCATTTGCATTTTCAACTTTTGAGTACTACATGACTAAAGAATAGAATGAACTACCAAGGGACATTTGTAGTGCAGCTTTGCTGAGAATAATCATATCGAACTAAAGACATGAACACACACAATTGGAGAAATTTAGACAAActttatttaaataaaattttctgaAGCTGGAAAAAAAAAGCCTAGTTTGAATGTCTCCAATGTACGCTTTGTTGAGAGGAGCCGATGAGCACCAAAGATAATGCAAAGATACGATAACAATACAAAAACATTGTCAAGTTTTTTATATCATTACTCTCACACGAGAGATCAAGAAACTAGTATAAAAAAAGCGGCTAGTACTGATGGGCCATTGATGGCATTGCCAATGTGTACTTCGACAATTTATTACTACTATTATACACTCAATTTCATACACAATTCTTTTTCTCCTTAACTTTATTAGGGCCCTTTATCAAGCAAGCCgaggaagaaaaataaggagAGATTTCACCAACCAAATTTCCATTTCTGCTTCTAAATTTTACTGCAAATATACAGGGAACTTTCTTGCTCAACAAGTTCAATAACATAACAATGGCGAAGAAGTTCAATACATTCCCCAGGTAAGAAAACAATGCAACCACATTAAATAAACCAATTAGCCAACTAATTAGATTACTTGATGTccaaataaatattaataatcTAACATACTTGCTGGAAAATGGCTCCGCATATTTTATTCCTTGTCAACAAAAAAGTCTTCAAATAGTATATTAAATAAGATATTCATGATCATGAACAAAGAATAGTATTCATAATTTTACGAGAATGTTTCCAACCTCCAGTTATCCTACCACTACAAAATAGTTTAGAACATGAGGCTTCATAATTGTCTTGCTTTTTATCCTAGAAGTTCAAGGATTTACTTCCTTACTCAGCCAAAAAACCACAGTACTGCAAAAACAAAAGACACCTATACACATAATACAATAAAAGATTTATATGAATTAAATTCTATAAACTTCAAGAATACATTGTTTGTATGAGTTAGCTAATTGAACTGactcaagcatgcaataatagGTTCAGTGCTACGTGGCGAATTAAATCAATAATTGAGAAGGGTAAAATAAACTAGCAATAAGCATACAAgattgtcataaatatttttgccaTTGCAGTACTATTTTTGCATTCAAAGAATTCTGTGGTAGTTCAAGAAGACATTTGTGAaactttaaaaatttttaaaaaaaagttttcctGTTTTGTTTATAATTTGTCCCATGATGGATAGAATTCATTATATCAAACCTTTTTTTCCAAGACTTATTCTTAAGTGGAAGGTTTCGACTTGGTTGTGAGAGCTTAAATTGTAGAATTGATGAATTAGGTTTCTCGCCTGCTATTTGGACTTTTGGGTTTTATTGTTAGCCCCTATATTGCCCATAGTTGTCTTAGAGACAAACTCATTAATAACTCACAGAGGGTGACCATTAAGTTGATAGTCCAACTTTCTTTTTTCCAAATGAGGGATCATATGTCAATCCATAAATCTGGCCTATTAGGATCAGAAGAAATCTGTAAGCTAaggttaaaatttaaaaaagtaACTTTCACATAAGTTGGAGGTAATGTAAACTATGTTCTAGAATAAGAACATGCTTTCCAGCCTAAAAATCTATTTAAGAGGAGTAATCGAAGCTAAGTGCAACAGACTTGTTTAAAACAAACTTTGGTTTTTGTAGGAGCTTATATGCATCTGTCTTAGAAAATGAAAACGTGTACCTGAATTGGGTCAAGGAATTCATCAGGTATTTCTCCAAGGGCAGCCTCAGTATCCATGGCTTCAGCAGCCGCTTCTTTGGCTTTGACACCAAGCTGAACAAACTCCTGAATTACCCTTCCATCTTCACCAATTTTCCACAAAATAGTAGCTACGGAAGCAAATAGCTGCAGCAAAGTCAAAGCTATCAGGCCACAACTACTATTAGACATAAAAGGGTTGATCTACATATTTTTGCGCAGACAATAACAGCTCCACTGGAGACATACTTTTTCATTATAAGAGCGCCCATCCTTTGAGATTGCAGCAGGAAAGATGTTTTCCTTGTCACCCCTTGCAATATGGACATAGATCTCGACAATCTTCCCATGAATCATTCATAGCATGAGTTTTTATTCAGAATAAGAAAACAGTCAAGTTCTATAAAGATTCAATAAAGATTCAAAAGCAAAAGCACCAAGTAAGGTTTTCTTGATACTAACTTGCTTTAGCAATTGCTTTGGTTTAAACTCATATTTTTCTGGATCTTTTACACTAAGAGATTTTCGTTGAGGGCCAGCAAGTTGTAAAAGGAAGTAGTTCAACATGTTTGCCACCCTTTCTACCTGAAACGAGGAGTCAAAAGATGCAAAAATTATTCAAGTGCAACATGAAATAGAAGATTTTAGTTGGATGCTGTTCTA is from Phoenix dactylifera cultivar Barhee BC4 chromosome 6, palm_55x_up_171113_PBpolish2nd_filt_p, whole genome shotgun sequence and encodes:
- the LOC103710224 gene encoding nodulin-related protein 1 gives rise to the protein MDLHSDKSNKPSSHSQHPKPSSSDLLSSAKVVGEAAMSTFHHETEKVNKAKVADAAADLLGAASHYGKVEETSFGKYVEKAEDYLHKYHSSNSPTGEVHSSSEAHHIHESTATTVHNSAHSTHPPTTTTMEHHSSSAHSGDEAQSEGGLGDYIKMAEGFLKKR